In one Aquila chrysaetos chrysaetos chromosome 24, bAquChr1.4, whole genome shotgun sequence genomic region, the following are encoded:
- the PPP1R15B gene encoding protein phosphatase 1 regulatory subunit 15B → MQPGTEAERRGEASRRFAGGWGCVYPQSPGYISSQELPAWSRAIPIPGNSLPKESGAGPPPLRRPPGGRGPRTAAPVSNGRRRRAVTVRRRAGACAFGAPRPSGLAEAAGGLRRCARPRAAILCRRPQQDGVEYPREAARRPPRPPPRSPSTERRSAGPTAPLGTLKSLLCPPPLMEPSGRERAGPGLGRARLGFAAAWPKLAGPSAAPAGASPQASPPFSWLRLMSQLLSPLPALLHRLLPGPALSSALCPAAGQAPAKGPQPLLLLSEPAASLDWGEERLPWPEEPLEKGQEGGMEPTPGLWGTGLVRSSLVSFPVPRVDLYVLAPEQGQAWCSGKSHLPQPLRAEVPAEAWRSCPARGGLPEAEFLRSKRLAFLQRWHLASGGLAVPDPDHGYHSLEEEQQQQHKSVCQEEVGGRRELQCDAGELKRSEEPNDLGRQPGGGPLEQEGIRGSAEKGALDGEASTEEDDEVSEIEQNLPVSARPACANKLIDYIIGGVSSGEESADDEEDWDDDDDGFDSEGLPSDSDTSSQDGERLHLWNSFYSLDPYNPQNFTATIQTSSSNPGKDMSDVEEEEEEDSSWAEDSSGSPHPSSEEEDEWDCSSVDEAENLKLWNSFCTSDDPYNPLNFKAAFQTAEKKGTPGLKGAEGPSLGTFERSHLTVCRVQLEKHNCGVTGFVQHGILSGEECRSTKRKKVTFLEKVTEYYISSEEDRKGPWEELARDGCRFQKRIQETEEAIGYCFTTEHRQRVFNRLQETYYKRVDPF, encoded by the exons ATGCAGCCGGGCACCGAGgcggagaggagaggggaggcgTCGCGGAGGTTcgctgggggctgggggtgcgTGTACCCGCAGAGCCCCGGGTACATCTccagccaggagctgcctgcctggAGCCGGGCAATTCCCATCCCGGGGAATTCGCTCCCAAAGGAGAGCG gggcggggcctcCGCCTTTACGACGGCCCCCCGGGGGGCGGGGACCTCGCACCGCCGCGCCGGTATCCAATGGGCGGCGGCGTCGCGCGGTGACGGTGAGGAGGCGGGCGGGCGCCTGCGCCTTTGGCGCGCCCCGCCCCTCCGGGCTCGCCGAGGCGGCGGGAGGGTTGAGGCGCTGCGCTCGCCCCCGCGCCGCCATTTTGTGCCGCCGCCCGCAGCAGGATGGAGTCGAGTACCCGAGGGaagccgcccgccgcccgccgcgcccgcctccccgcagcccctcgACGGAGCGCCGCTCCGCAGGTCCGACCGCACCGCTGGGAACGCTGAAGAGCCTCCTCTGCCCGCCGCCGCTCATGGAGCCGAGCGGACGGGAACGCGCCGGCCCCGGCCTGGGGCGAGCCCGGCTGGGCTTCGCCGCGGCCTGGCCTAAGCTGGCCGGGCCCAGCGCGGCCCCCGCCGGCGCCTCGCCCCAGGCGAGCCCGCCTTTCTCCTGGCTGCGGCTGATGTCgcagctcctctccccgctGCCCGCTTTGCTGCATCGGCTgctgcccggccccgcgctGAGCAGTGCCCtctgccccgccgccgggcaggCGCCCGCCAAGGGCCCCCAGCCGCTGCTGTTGCTTTCGGAGCCGGCCGCTTCGCTGGACTGGGGCGAAGAGAGGCTGCCGTGGCCGGAGGAGCCCCTggagaaggggcaggagggTGGTATGGAACCCACGCCGGGCCTCTGGGGAACCGGGCTGGTGCGGAGCAGCCTGGTGTCCTTCCCCGTACCGCGTGTGGACTTGTACGTGCTGGCCCCGGAGCAGGGCCAGGCTTGGTGCTCCGGGAAGAGCCatctgccccagcccctgcgaGCCGAGGTCCCCGCGGAGGCCTGGCGAAGCTGCCCTGCCCGGGGCGGCTTGCCGGAGGCCGAGTTCCTCCGTAGCAAGCGCTTGGCTTTTCTCCAGCGGTGGCATTTGGCGAGCGGTGGCCTGGCCGTGCCAGACCCGGACCACGGCTATCACAgcctggaggaggagcagcagcagcagcataagAGCGTTTGTCAAGAAGAGGTCGGGGGACGGCGGGAGCTGCAGTGCGATGCCGGGGAGTTGAAGCGGTCCGAGGAGCCGAACGACTTGGGGAGACAACCTGGAGGTGGTCCCTTGGAGCAGGAGGGGATAAGGGGTTCAGCTGAGAAAGGGGCACTTGACGGGGAAGCCTCGACTGAAGAGGACGATGAGGTCTCCGAAATAGAGCAAAACCTTCCAGTTTCAGCCAGACCTGCCTgtgcaaataaattaatagacTATATCATAGGGGGAGTTTCCAGTGGGGAGGAGAGTGCGGATGATGAGGAAGACTGGGATGATGATGACGATGGGTTTGATAGCGAAGGGCTCCCCTCGGATTCGGACACCAGTAGCCAGGATGGGGAAAGGCTTCATCTCTGGAATTCCTTCTACAGTTTGGATCCATACAACCCTCAGAACTTCACAGCCACCATCCAGACATCTTCCAGCAATCCGGGAAAGGATATGTCAGatgtggaagaggaggaagaggaagattCATCGTGGGCAGAGGACTCCTCAGGCTCTCCTCATCCTAGTTCTGAAGAGGAAGACGAGTGGGACTGTAGCAGTGTGGATGAGGCAGAAAACTTGAAACTTTGGAACTCGTTCTGTACCTCAGATGATCCATATAATCCTTTAAATTTCAAGGCAGCCTttcaaacagcagagaaaaaagggacGCCTGGTTTAAAAGGAGCAGAGGGGCCGAGTTTGGGCACTTTTGAGCGTAGTCACTTAACTGTCTGTCGGGTGCAGTTGGAAAAACATAACTGTGGGGTCACTGGCTTTGTGCAGCATGGCATTCTTTCTGGTGAGGAATGTAGAAGTACCAAGCGGAAAAAG